ATCGTCACTGATCCGCAGTGTCGTGACCGCGGCGAAATCGCGGGCCGCCATGTCCTCGACCTGCCCGATGTCGGCCCCGCCGAGCTTGACCTTGGCGTGCTCGGGCAGATTGAGCGCGTTGGCGAACACCGCTGTCAGCCGGTAGCCACCCGATCCGAGCCCGGGGGCAGGCAACGGCAGGTCCGCCAGACCGTTCGTGGCACACCCCGCGGTCAGCAGGGTTGCCGCAAACAGTCCCAGTAACCGGCGCAGATGTGCTTGTGCGGCAGTCATTTCTGGCCCATCGCCGCAAGACCGTCGAGCATGCTGGTCAGCCCGAAGTCCGGGCCGTAATCCTGCAGGGTGCCGGTGCTGCAACCGAGCTGGCGCAGACCCATCATGTTGCAGACCTCCTTGGCCATCTGGCCGTCGAACACCATGCGATCGGCCAGGAAATGCGCGCGGATGGCACCGTTGCGTTGATCGATCGCGTTGTAGAGGTTGTCGGCCATCAGCGGAAGCACGTCGAAGAACTCCGCCAGCTCGCGCTGGCGGTCGTTCAGGGTCTGCATGCTGGTGTCGCCGTTGGCGATTCCCTGCCTGATCAGATCCCGGTTCGCCGACAGGATCTGCCCGGTCTTCTCCACCACCTCGTTGAGTTGCCTGCCTGTGGTCCCCGAACCGAAGTCCTCGGCGGCCAGGATCTGGCTGAGTTGCCTCACCGTGGACCCGAATTCACGCAGTTTCGCGTCGTTGCCCGCCGCTGCGTCCAGTAGCGAACCGAGGTTGGTGATGATCGCGGTCACCTGTTGCCGGGTGCGAGCACCACCGTCCGAACTCAACCGCAGTGCGCGCGACAGTTCGTCGAGGGCACCCCTGATCTGCTCACCGTGCCCGGAGACCAGACCGTCACCCGCGTTCTGCAGGTCGGCCACCGGACCGCCGCCGGCCCCGTCGCCGCGCAGAGAGGTCGCCAGCTTGTCCAGCATCCCGAGCACCCGGTCGAACTCGACCGGGGTCTTGGTGCGGTGCAGACCGATGGTGTCGCCGTTGCGCAGCGTCGGTCCCCCTCGGTACGGCGGTGACAGCTCGATCTGGCGGTCGGTCAGGATCGAGGTGGACAACGTCACCGCCTCGACGTCGGCTGGTATCGCGACGTTGTCGTCGACGGTGAAGTCGACCTCGGCATAGCTGCCCTTCGGGGTCACCCGGGTGACCTGGCCGACCGGAACTCCCAGTACTGCCACCAGATTTCCGACGTACAGCCCTGCCGCACTGTCGAACTGGGCGGTGACGGTGATGCTGCGGTCGCGATGGGTGATCAGATACCGGCCCGCGCCGGCGACCACCGCCAGTACGGCGATCAACGCGGCGGCGATCATCAGACGCCTGTGCCGGCCGATCATTTGCAGTCCTTCAGATAGGGGATCATCCCGAACTGCTCTGCTCGCCCGCTGATGGCACACATCCAGGAATCGATCAGGGCGCCTGCCGGGGCGTTGGTCTCGATCGCATTGCCGAACCCGGTGGCGTTCGCGATCTGACGGATCGGGACGGGCGCGATCTGCAGGAGGTTCCGGAACAACGCATCCTGCTCGGCGAACTTCCCGCTCAGCTGCTCCATGGTGGCGAGCACGCCGTCCAGTGCGGCCCGGTCGTGCACCGCGATGGTGTGCAGCGAGCCCACCACCGACTGCAGGGACTGCATCAGCGCATGAAAGGCGGCCGAGCGCGCCACGAACTCGCCCACGAGTTCCTGGCCCTGACGGATGAAATTGCCGATCTCGGACTGCTGGCGCCGCAACATGCTGGTGACGCGTTCGGTGTTGAGCAGCAGACTGCCCAACTGGTCGCGACGCTGCGCGATCACCGACGACAACGCGCGCACGTTGTCCATCGCCTGGGGTACGACCGCCGGCAGTCCGTCCAGTTGCCGGCTCAGGACGTCGAGCGAGGCAGCGATCCGATCGGCGTCGACCTGCTCGAAGGTTGTTGTCGAATCCGCAAGGGCGGCTTGCAGATCGTAGGGGACCTCGGTGTGGGCCAGGTCGATGGTGCGGTCGTCGGGTCCCCCGTCGCCGCCCGGCCGCAGGTCGAGATAACGGGAGCCGAACAATGTGGTCACCTTGATCGCGGCACGGGTGTCGCGGCCCACCGGCACGTCGTCGCGCACGCGGATGTCGGCCTCGACGTGGTCCCCGGCGAGACGGACGGCGGTGACCGTTCCCACCGGGATGCCCGCGACCGCCACGATGTCGTCGGCACGCAAGGCAGCCGCCTGGACGAATTCGGCTGTGTAGCGGTGATATCCGATGCCGGCATCCTTGACCAGGAGCATCGCCGCGATCAGCCCTCCCACCGTGAGGACGGCCAGTAGTCCGAGCCAGGCCTTCCTGGAAGCCTGGTCAGCCATTGGCCATGCTCCTGCACTTGGGGGTGTGCTTGGCGGTACCGCCTGGCGTCGCGGCATCGACGACGATCGGCACGATGTCGTTGAGCCCGGGGAAGAACCCGTAGGCGTTGACGTCACACGCGTAGGCGTTCATGTAGGCGCCTTCCCCGAAAACCCGCGACAATCCCTTCAACAGCAGCGGTGTGTTGAGCCCCGTGTAGGCGATCTGCGGTTCGATGTCGAGCATGTGGCGGGTGTAGCCGGGCTCGCGGTTGAGCATGTCCCGGATCGTCGGTTGCACATCCTGCGCGATCCGAGACAGATTGCCCGCCACGGCCGTCATCGAGCCCAGAGACGACACCAGAGGTTCACGGCGATTGTCGAAGGCCGCCACCGCATTCCGGGCAGCCGTGATGGTGCGCTCGAAGTTGTCGTTCTGGCCGGACAGGTTGCCCACCACGCCGTCCATGCCGGTGATGACCCGGTCGAGCGTTCGGTCCTGACCCACGAAGGTCTCGGTGAGAACCGATGTCTGGTCGACCAACTGGGTGATGGCGGCGGTGTCGCCCTGCAGCGATCCGACGACGGCGTTGGTGAGGTTGTTCACCTGCTCGGGGTCCAGGACGGCGAACAACGGCTCGTAACCGTTGAGCAGGGTGCCGATGTCGAAAGACGGCTCGGTGCGGTCCACCCCGATCACCGCCCCGACCGGCAGCTCCCCGACCGGTCCTTCACGACCGCGGTCCAATGCGAGATATCGCTGTCCGACGATGTTCTGGTAGTTGACCGACGCGACGGTTCCGCTGGTGAGGCGGTGGCCGTCCTGCACGATGAACGACACCTTCGCCAGGGTGCCCTGCAACTCGATCGCCTGGACGCGGCCCACCCTGACCCCGGCCACCCGCACGTCGTCGCCCTCTCGCAGTCCGAAGACGTCGGTGAACACCGCCGAGTAGGACGTGGCCGGGCCGCTGACGTCGCGCCGCAGCGTGACATAGACGAGCCAGGTCAGCACCGTGGCCACCACCAGGAACAGGGACAGGCCCAGCAGCGGGCCGCGGCGTCGTATCGAGTCGGCCGCCAGGGCA
The window above is part of the Mycolicibacterium fortuitum subsp. fortuitum genome. Proteins encoded here:
- a CDS encoding MlaD family protein, with protein sequence MADQASRKAWLGLLAVLTVGGLIAAMLLVKDAGIGYHRYTAEFVQAAALRADDIVAVAGIPVGTVTAVRLAGDHVEADIRVRDDVPVGRDTRAAIKVTTLFGSRYLDLRPGGDGGPDDRTIDLAHTEVPYDLQAALADSTTTFEQVDADRIAASLDVLSRQLDGLPAVVPQAMDNVRALSSVIAQRRDQLGSLLLNTERVTSMLRRQQSEIGNFIRQGQELVGEFVARSAAFHALMQSLQSVVGSLHTIAVHDRAALDGVLATMEQLSGKFAEQDALFRNLLQIAPVPIRQIANATGFGNAIETNAPAGALIDSWMCAISGRAEQFGMIPYLKDCK
- a CDS encoding MCE family protein → MFRSALAADSIRRRGPLLGLSLFLVVATVLTWLVYVTLRRDVSGPATSYSAVFTDVFGLREGDDVRVAGVRVGRVQAIELQGTLAKVSFIVQDGHRLTSGTVASVNYQNIVGQRYLALDRGREGPVGELPVGAVIGVDRTEPSFDIGTLLNGYEPLFAVLDPEQVNNLTNAVVGSLQGDTAAITQLVDQTSVLTETFVGQDRTLDRVITGMDGVVGNLSGQNDNFERTITAARNAVAAFDNRREPLVSSLGSMTAVAGNLSRIAQDVQPTIRDMLNREPGYTRHMLDIEPQIAYTGLNTPLLLKGLSRVFGEGAYMNAYACDVNAYGFFPGLNDIVPIVVDAATPGGTAKHTPKCRSMANG
- a CDS encoding MCE family protein encodes the protein MIGRHRRLMIAAALIAVLAVVAGAGRYLITHRDRSITVTAQFDSAAGLYVGNLVAVLGVPVGQVTRVTPKGSYAEVDFTVDDNVAIPADVEAVTLSTSILTDRQIELSPPYRGGPTLRNGDTIGLHRTKTPVEFDRVLGMLDKLATSLRGDGAGGGPVADLQNAGDGLVSGHGEQIRGALDELSRALRLSSDGGARTRQQVTAIITNLGSLLDAAAGNDAKLREFGSTVRQLSQILAAEDFGSGTTGRQLNEVVEKTGQILSANRDLIRQGIANGDTSMQTLNDRQRELAEFFDVLPLMADNLYNAIDQRNGAIRAHFLADRMVFDGQMAKEVCNMMGLRQLGCSTGTLQDYGPDFGLTSMLDGLAAMGQK